CCGCGCACTTCGAAGTGCACGTCGAGCAGGCGACGGACCTAGAGAAAGCTGGGAAGCCTgttggttgggttgaggGGTGGAACGGGATAAGCTATCATGAAGTCGTGTTCACGGGCGAGGACGGGCACGCGAATACGTATCCCATGCATGGGCGGCGCGACGCCTTAACTGGTGCTGCGAAGCTGATTATCCAGCTAGAGACACTGGCGTACGCGAGGAATGGATACACCACTGTAGTCAGTATTGAGAGCGGGCCTCGCGGGACCGCCAATATCCAgtcgaagacgaagctggtGTTCTGTCTCATGCACAAGGAGGCAGAGGGGCTGGAGAACATGAGCGCTGATATCGCGCGGTCGATTCAAGGCGTTGCTGCGATGCATGGGCTGGACTATAGTCTAAACCGACTGATTCACCTTCCACCGGGCGATTTCTGGCCCGAGGCTATTGACAGTGTTCGCCAGGCCTGCGGTGACAAGGGCATTGGGTCTCGTACTGGGACGGGGCATGACTCCACTATGACCAGCCTGAAGTGCCCAACAGGAATGATCTTTGTGCGAAGCAGGGGTGGGATCAGCCACAGTGCGAAGGAATGGAGCAACGAGCAGGACTGCGCAGAGGGGGCGCTGGCATTGGGCAGGGCAGTCCTGAATTTTGATGCGCATTTGAAGCAGCCGTAGTATAGTTTTTAGCAAATGATTTTAATCACCTCTGTCCAGTTTATAAATATGACTTTAAACATCTAACCAATAAGAAAGTCTGTCGTGATGCGCTGGCGTAATCTGTAATGTGTGCTAATCTGTGCGGGGTTCCATCTCGCTGTGACTTCATATCTCACCACCTGAAAATGAGCGAACACGTATTCGAGACTCACCCAAAGGCCAGCCCCGAAGCTACCGTCCAGGGACGCAACTATCGCTTCACCCTTTTCAACGAACGCCTAATCCGGTTTGAATGggcagaagatggccagttCGAGGACAGAGCATCGACATTCGCCATAAACCGCGAATTCCCAACCCCCAAATTCCGAGTCGTCGATGGCGACGAACTGCAAATAATAACCGATCATTTCCTCGTCAGCTACACCAAAGAAAAGTTCAGCCCTCAGAGCCTCGTCTTCCACTTCAACGGCAAGAGCATCAAGTACGGATCGCCATGGCGGTTCGGGACACCCACGGAGTTCAATCTCGGGGGCACGGCCAGAACATTAGACGGCGTCGATGGACGCTGTGATATGGGGCAGGGCGTTCTCTCGAAAGCAGGGTATGCAGTGATTGACGACTCAAAGAGTATGCTGTTCGACGACTCTGGCTTTGTGGCTCCCAGACGCCCTGGAGATCGGTTCGACTGTTACCTCTTCTGCTACGGCCGCGACTATAAAGACGCCATTAAAGCGTTGTATGCTGTTTCGGGGAAACAGCCTGCTATCCCGCGCTATGTCCTGGGGAACTGGTGGAGCCGGTACTACGCATACCACCAGGACGAGTACGTGGCGCTGATGGACAAGTTCCGAGCCCACGATATTCCACTCTCTGTTGCTGTTCTGGACATGGACTGGCATTATGTCTCTGACGAGCGCGTCCCTCATGCCGGCTGGACAGGGTATACCTGGGATAAGAACCTGTTCCCTGACCCAGTCAAATTCAGAGAGGAACTGCACGAGCGATATCTCCAGATAACACTAAACGACCACCCCCACGGTGGAATCCACGCCCACGAAGACGCATACGAGGAGATGGCACGGTTCCTAAACCacgacaccaccaacaagaacCCCATTCTCTTCGACCCAGCCAGTCCAAGATTCATGCAAGCCTatttccacatcctccatcgCAGACTCGAGAACCAAGCCTGCGACTTCTGGTGGATCGACTGGCAACAGGGTCCATACTCCAAGATCCCAAACTTCGACCCGCTCTGGCTCCTCAATCACTTCCAGTATCTGGACAGCTCACGCGACGGACGCTCCCCTCTGATATTCTCGCGGTACGGCGGCCCAGGGAGCCATCGATACCCTATCGGCTTCTCCGGCGACACAGTCGTAACCTGGTCGTCTCTCGCCTTCCAGCCCGAATTCACAGCCACGGCATCGAATATCGGATACGGATGGTGGAGCCACGATATCGGCGGGCATATCCGCGGGATTCGCGACGACGAGTTGCTCGCGCGGTGGACGCAGCTAGGCGTTTTCTCACCGGTCATGAGACTGCATTCAACATCTTCACGGTGGATGTCGAAGGAACCTTGGCTGTATGGCGACGAGTGCGCAAGGGCAATGGCCCGCTTTCTACAGTTTAGACACCGCTTGGTGCCATATCTATACACGCAGAGTATCCTCGGGTCCAACACCGACGAACCCCTAATCCAGCCGATGTACTGGTCGTATCCGAAAAGGAACGAAGCCTACGAAGTCCCGAACCAATATTTCCTCGGTCGTGACCTGCTTGTTGCACCGATCGTCCAGCCGCGCGATAGACGCACCGGTCTTGCTTCCGTTAGGGCGTGGCTTCCCCCGCAAGGCCGGTTCGTGGATTTATTCTCCGGGACGGTTTACGATGGTGGGAGGGGGGTTACCTTCTACCGGTCTATCTCGCAGTATCCTGTTCTCGCACCCGAGGGGGCAATACTCGCCTTGGACGGTGAAGATATTCCACGGAACGGATGTCTGAACCCTGATGTGCTCGAGATTATAGTCGTCGTcggggaagatggcgaaACGACCTTGATTGAAACGGCAGAGGACAATTCCTTCAACGGAGGGTCCACCCCGCAGCGCAACCTAGAGCAAAGCAAGGTCCTGATCAAGTTCCAGCAGCAAAAAGGCGAGCTGGTGATCTCGGGCAGCGTGCAGCGGCGCTGCATCGTCCGCTTCCTAGGGCTAGACTCGATCCCAGCGGATTTTAACCTCGCGATTTCCGGCGCCGAAAACGGAGAGAAGGGcgatatctccatctcgaagTTCGGGAATTCGGTACCGTGTCTTTCAGTGGATATCCCGCAGATAAAGTCGGGCGTGGATATTGTGGTTAATCTTTGGCAGAATCCGCAGCTTGCGGTGCAGGATCATACCGCTGCTCTTGAGGAGTTGATTCGGGGGTACCAGATTGAATTTGGGATGAAGGATCGGCTGTGGAATGCgattgaggaggggaaggggcAGCCGTTGAAGATTGTTTCGTCGTTGCTGTCGTTGGGAtatgatgatgctgttgttgggccGCTGGTTGAACTTGTTTCGGCTGATAGTAGAGCTCCTTAGACTATTTCTTAGGAGGAGTAGTATTAGACTACTAGAACAGTGGAGTTGCGTATGGGCAATCACAAACAAACTATAACATGCTATACAAGGAATACTACGAACCACAAATTATCCACGAGTTTGGCCCCGTCCATGGCCCATACATCCTCCCCTAGAAGGCAAATTGGTTTAATGCGTGATTGAATGGCATGACCCTTATATGCAGTAAACCTGGGATTGATGGCCGGTATACTGTCGACTCCAGTTGTTCGGGCCGAATAGCCCTAGAACAGAGAAGATAAGGGCCCTGCTTGCCAGGATTTATTTCAGGACACGGCCCTTGGCATTCCTATTCTGGTAATGATGTTCTTTTTCTCGACAATCCATACTGCATGAATGCTTTCGCGCGCAGTTCGCCTGCTTGGCAGCTCGTATTCCCTCTTGGCTTCTTTCCACCAGGGGGCGCCATGAGGCTGATCGTGAACGAAGATCACAGCCTTTAAATGCGCCAAATCGCCAGTTTCGCAAATCCATGATGCGACAGATCTGCCCCCTCCCGCACCACAATGGCGCCCTCGAACGAGGTGCACGTCACAATCGATAACCCTGACACCCCGATCCCGGGCCAGGACATCACCGCGACAGCAACCCTCAACCTCACGAAGCCACTCTCCGTCTCTGAattcaccgtctccatctACGGCCGCGCATTCTCGCGCATCTACCGCCAATACGTACTCAGCAACTTCCGGTACAATTGGTGCGGGcagggcttcttcttcaagcgcttcgtcgtcctcatccagacCCCCACCACCCTGCCCCCGGGTACACACACATTCCCCTTTCGACTCCAACTCCCAGCGACAACCGAACAAGTCCGCGGAAACTGGCACATGTTCAACAAATGGAAGCCGCGCGACCCTTTCCCAGGCAAGGACACCACCCACCCACTGCCAGCGACATTAGTAGACATGGCCGCCAACGAAACCTGGGGCTCGACCGAGGGAAAAGTAGAGTACATCATCGAAGCAAAGGTGCAAAAGGGACCCGAGGCAGGCTTCCTCGACTCAATGCCCAAAGACGCCAGAACCTTCACCGTCGCATCCCTCCCCCGTCCAGACCTCCCTCAATCCCTCAACTCAGCCCAGATCCCCTGGCAGCAAGTCGTCCGCACAATCCAGACCCCGGCCGGCCCCGCAAATATCACCTGCCGCCTCCCGCAAGTCCTCATCCAAGGTGCAAAGGCCCCCATATACCTCAAATCCGACCGCCCGCTCGTTCTCACAGGTCTGAAGATAAAGCTGTACCTAGAGTATCTCGTGCGCGGGCGTAATCTGATCTGGCCGGAGAAACGCACGAGTGTGACTCCCAGCGCGCAGCTCGTCAGAGCCGAGAATGGGAGTCTGCCGCTCTCGGCGGAATATGTGCCTGTGCGGGTGCTGGAAATTTCGCGCGGTCTGCCGTTGGCGTTTGTGACGTTTAATCTGGCTTGTCTTGCGCACTGGCTGGAGATTAAGTATCGGGTTACTGAGCCGGGTGGGAAGGAGGAGACGAAGGCTGTTATGAAGGATATTTcggtgcaggtgcagtcgTGGGTGGATGGTCGGGCTGGCGAGAATGGACAGGGGCAGGGGAAGCAGGTTGGTGGCAGCTTTGTAGGGCAGGTGCTTAATGAGGAGGAGTATCGCAAGTGgcaggctgagaagaagTAGGTCGAAGTTGGTATGAGTAGtgtatatagtatatagattgATGTCATGATATCCAGACAGCGTAGGAGCTGTCCTAGCTGCAGAGTACGTTACTTCTGCGATCTGCATTAGCTCGGATTATTAATGACGTTTTCCGATTCGCTTTTTGTTTTCTGTATGTATAATGGATATCAAGCACTGATATAGGGCTGTCGATCAGCCCTGGACCGTGCGGGATATACATCCATTGCAGACCAACCATAATAGAGATAATTGCCATTATTTTAGAGGATACAGGAATATTACCTTGAATACggtaataaaaataattacGAATTGTAGACCAACCTTGGAATGCCTCTGCCGATCGGGCGGAATTCCGCCAGCCTGCAGGCACCGAGATTCACTCACATATAAACCACCAGAAGGACAGAAAAATACCAAAAGTTATCTACCTTCAATATTGACGAACCATGGCCGTGATTCCAATTGAAATTATCTCCGATGCGATTTGTCCCTGGGTATGCCTCCCTGGTCTCGCGGCACAGAGATATTAATAAGGACAGTGCTTCATTGGCTACCGCAGCCTCCAGCGAACAATAGCGCTGTACAAGAAGACGTATCCCGGGGGCTCGAAAGACGAGTTTCAAATCGTGTGGAAGCCGTACTTTATCGACCAAGTTGAACCGGAGGAGAGCGTGCTCATCAACGGTATGTCTACACTATACATACCATACTTAGGTATACTTACCAATGCGCAACAGACCGCATGGCACGACGCATGACACCAGCCCAGATCAGCGCCGCACAGACGCGCCTGATCCGAGTCGGAAAGTCCGTTGGGATCGCGTTCCGATTCGGCGGGTATATTGGGTCCTCGAGGCTGGCGCATCGTGTTCTGCATCTAGCCCTGGAGCGGGGCGGGGGCGAGATGCAGTGCGCAGTCGCGGAGACACTATTCAAGTACCAGtttgagagggaggaggacgtAAGTGACGTCGAGATCGTGGTCCAGGCGGCAGTGGAGAGCAGTGGGCTGGACGAGTCGGATGTGCGAGCCTTCCTGGCTGGTGGGGGAGGGGTTGAAGAGACAGAGACTGAAGCAAGGGGAAACAGGGTGCAGGGGGTGCCGCATTTTGTGATTGGGGGGCAGCAGCACCTGGATGGGGcaggggagatggaggagtttTTCCAGGCGTTTGTGGCGGCGAGGGCGGGAATGGGAAAGACAGCTGCATAGTGCATGTTCACTGTCCATTGTCAAATTGTTAGTGGAGATCGGGCCGATCCGATGCCTGACTGGCATGACTGCTTGATCCCCCCACTggataattaaataaatgCCTTTATGTAATGGGCCTGAGCCCGCCAATGAGACCAAGACAGCGTGCCTCCTGCATCAGCCAATATGCATCAATTTTGTCTGCAAGCGCGATTGACGAACCAGTGCTTATTAAATGCCCCGCCATGTCACGGCCCATGCCACGCCCCTCTGACACGTCCCTCTGCTGCATCCCTCCTTAAGGTGGCCGTTTCCTGGTGGGCTGGCTGCACTGGGTTGTTCCCTGTTGCAGATACCTCACGGTCCTCAAAATACTGCAGCCATGGATGATAGAGATTCGATTTCGTGCTCTTACACTAATTCCTCGTCGGCGAGTCACACTCGCTCGATTAGTGTGACGTCGTCAACTGTGACCGTCCCATTTGTTCCTGATAGAATCATCGAACCCCTGGACTACTATTCCAAGCAGAAATTCCACCCGGTCCATCTGATGGACACGTTCCAAGGTGCCCGGTACATGGTCATCCGCAAGCTGGGATACGGCTCATTCTCAACGGTCTGGTTGGCCAGAGATAGCAAGTATGTATAAAATCACGCACGACAACGCGAGACTAACCAGCCAGACTCGACCGCTACGTCGCACTAAAGATTGGACATGCCGAGTCCGAACCATCCGCTGAAACTGGTATATACGACAGACTAGCGAAGCCGGGCCTCATCTCACACCCCGGCTGCAACCATTACCTGCCCCTGTTGGACCATTTCCGAGTCACCGGCCCCAATGGCACTCACCAGGCATTGGTCTACGAACCAATGGGAGCAAGCGTCCATGAAGTGAAGGATGCTCTTTTCCCAGATGCCCCGTTTCCGCTCTGGACAGCCAAGTCTATACTATGGCAGACTTTGCTTGGCCTGGACTTTATGTTGGCCAATGATGTCGTGCATGGAGATGTGCAGCCGCGCAATCTCCTTTTCACACTGGATGACTTGGCCCATCTGCCTCTATCTGAGATGTCCCAGGACAAGGAGATCCCAGTGACTCGGGTCTTCGATACGAATCTTGGTGGTGGCATTACAGGGCCAGAATACCTCGTCGCCGCTGATTCGTTGATGAAATACATTGACATCTCCCAGTCGTTTACAATCAAGATATCCGACCTCGGCGGATGTACGTCCCCTCAAtctctatttataaaaatacaCACAACTGACGGGAGTTGATAGCCTTCCTAACATCAAACCCCCCCAAAaccccctccccaccccTCCACCTGCGCGGCCCCGAAACCCTCTTCCAAGGCCTCGTCTCCTCAAAACAAGACATGTGGAGCTTCGGGTGCCTAATCTTCGAGTTCCTCACGGGcatcggcctcttcgatCTAACCGACTACCCGGTCTCCGAGATCACAGACGACATGCACTTCATTGACATGTACAACATCCTCGGGGTCCCAGCGGACACAAACCTCAGAGATACACACTGGCCTAGTTGGCGCGAGTTCTTCGGGCCAAACGGCGAGCGGATAAACCACTACAACCGGAAACGGGATCGGGATTCTGATAGCGAGGGGCGGCGGACGGCGCATACGTTGGAGGGGTTAATAACGCAATCTTTGGGAGGGCGGGTTTCGGGTGAAGACCTGGATATCACGATAGATTTGCTGCGAGGGCTGTTGGAGTTTGACCCCCGGAAAAGGTTTACGACGAGGGATGTGTTGGCGCATAGATGGTTTGAGGAGTTGAGGGCGGGTGTTCGTCTTTAGCCTGATATTCATATTCTTGTATTCAGATGATTGTATTCAATAGTATTTCTCTATCTATTTGGCCTTGATGTTCAGTGGTATAGCCATCGGACTTACTGGAGTATATCGGAGTTAGCACTCGGCTATAATGCAACACGGGCACCTTCCTAATCAGGCAGGATAGGGCAGGTCGTGGCTTCCTATTTAGTCAGTCGAGTTTGACAATTAAAATCGTCATCGAGAATTTTACATTGAAGAAGGAGTATTCATTCCAACTCGATACCTTCAACTCACAATGTTATGCtacgccatcctcctcctggcctCGAACGCACTGTGTCAAACATTCGACTACATCGTCGTTGGCGGCGGGACATCAGGACTCCCACTCGCCGCACGCCTAGCCCAGCACCATACAGTCGCTCTTATCGAGGCTGGAGGTTACTATGAGGTTGAGTATCCACTGGCCAAAACACCAGCCGCAGATGTCCTGCCTGTTGGGTCAGACCCTGGTGTGAAGAATATTCCCGTAGACTGGGAATTCATCACCACGCCACAGCGAGGTGCAAATGGCCGGCGGGTCCATTTCTCTAGGGGAAAGTGTCTGGGTGGATCGTTAGTGATCCATCTAAGGGCTGGGCACAGGCTGACAATTGCTTAATAGCTCTGCTCTTAACTTCATGATATACCTACGGTAGGCTTCCCCACTTGCCACTGGAACATAACGAGTAACTTAGAAAGGCCGACTCGACAGACGATGGACAAGTGGGCAGAGGCCGTGAACGACACCAGCTATACCTTCAATAACATCCTCCCGTACTACCAGCGCAGCGCCAACTTCACGCCCCCGAATACAGCCAAGAGGTTCCCAAATGCGACTGTACTGTACAATGCTAGTGCATTTACCTCTGACGGCGGCCCACTGCAGGTATCCTACTCCAATTACGCAATGCCGTGGTCAACCTGGGTAGCTCGGGGCATGGAAGGTATTGGAATGACAGAGGCTGCAGACTTCAACAGCGGCCAACTCAACGGATACCAGTACTGCACGTCCACGATCCGTCCAAACGACCAGACCCGGAGTACATCAGAGTCTTCGTTCATCGCGAGGTCGGCCCCGAAGAACCTCAAAGTGTATAAGAAGACTCTGGCAAAGCGGATACTGTTCGACAGCAATAAAAACGCCATTGGGGTCCAAGTAAGTCCATCGCGAACTCTGATGGCCTCGAAAGAAGTGATCGTATCAGCAGGCGTTTTTCAATCTCCGcagttgttgatggtgtcgGGAATAGGCCCTAGGGAGCACTTGCAACAGCACAACATAACAGTACTGGCTGACCTTCCAGGGGTTGGCCAGAATATGCAGGACCATCCATTCTTCGGGCCCAGTTACCGCGTGGGAATCGAAACACTGACACGACCTGCGAACAATCCACTCTATCTGGTAGAACAGTATTTTCGTTGGGCTGTTCTGCACGAAGGTGTCTTCTCTAACCCGGTTGCTGATTTTCTAGCCTTTGAAAGGATCCCCGAAGAACTGCGGTCAGGTTTCTCCGAAGACACACGGCGGAATCTCTCGTGGTTTCCGAAGGACTGGCCAGAGGTCGAGGTACGTGATGCTTGGGCTATTTAGAGGATATGCTGATGTTATAAGTTAATGTCAGGAGCAGGCTTCCTTGGGAATATTTCCAGCATGTTCAAAGACCAGCCGAACGATGGCTACCAATACGCGTCTATTCTCGGAGTACTACACGCCACAACCTCTCAAGGTACTGTAACGCTGGCATCGGCTGACACTTCTGACCCACCCATTATCAACCCGAATTGGCTGGAGACCGAGTCGGATCAGCAGCTGGCTGTGGCATTGTTCAAAAGGATCCGTCAAGCGTTCGCCAGCGAGGAGATGAAGCCAATTATTATCGGCAAAGAATACGAGCCGGGCGAGAGTGTTCAGACGGACAGGCAGATCTTGGAATGGATACGCAATAATGTCATGACACTGTGGCATCCATCCCGAACATGCAAAATGGGCACTAGGGACGACACCATGGCTGTGGTGGATAGCAGAGCTCGCGTCTTTGGGGTCAATCGACTACGGGTAGTTGATGCCAGTGCACTCCCCTTTCTGCTACCAGGGCACCCCCAGTCTACTTGCTGTGAGTCCACCTTGAATGTCAAGACAACTACTAACTGCTCAGACATGCTTGCAGAGAAAATCGCGGACGACATTATAAACACTACGGAAGCTGCAAAGGAAGTATCCAGGCCCGATCTACGGTGATAGTATTGTACTGGTACAGTAGATAGCAAATGGTTAAATAGTTTGCGTTTTTTATGACTGTTGAAAGGCATAAAGTATAGCTAAACTTGTTAAGCAACCCAATGATGTCCCAGTCCAATCAATGTTCCTCGAATGACCAACGGAAGAGGCAGCCCAGCCTGTTGAAGGCAGGACAGAAATAGGCGCGATAAGAAGACCAGATGAACCGATAGTCGCAGGCCTACGCCCAATTAATACGAGGCTGGCTTGCACTGATCATCCATCTGGACAACAACCGACCATTTGTCCGGGTGGTCCACAACACCGCCAGCAACCTTCTCGCCCTTGTAGGTAGTAGCACAGTCGTGCATGATAGCATTCAGGCTATTCACGATATTCTGAAGGGGCATAGAACGGGCCTGCTCCGTGTTCTAAGTAGCCAAGTCAGCGGATGCACCTCAAGTATAACCATTTGAATCATAAATGCCACACTCCACTTACCTCGTTGCAGAAACGGATGCTAACATCCTTCACGCACCAGAGTTCATGGCAATCGTTCTTGTCGGCGCGAACAGAGGGGCCCAGGGGCGTAGGCGCCATGTAGATTGCCCGATCCAGAGTCTGTACGGCTGCGATGAGCTTGTCAAACGGCGCGTGCGAGGCCTTGCCCCAGCAGTTGACGGAGTGTTGCTATTGGGCTTGGTTAGTACGTATCGATACGTAGTTGGATAGAGACTGGGGGGTACGTACAGCGGACACTGCGGGAGCCAGAGAGGCAAGcacggcggcgatgatggacaTGCGCATCTTGGTGGTTGAGTTTGGTGTTTTAGGGTTTGAGAGTTGGGTAAGGTAAAGATGTTTCTGGGTAGAACAGGCAATGATctgaagttggagatgacaATCCAGAGGACGTTTTTGGGGCATTCTTATATCTTTTCAAACCGTTCAGCATAATGTTATTGTAGTGAAGTGGGAGTAGGTGAAGCGGCCATCAATGAGGGCAGGGTGCAAGAGGTGAATTATGCGCTACACCATAGCTAATAACAAGCAGGAAGGAGGGCTGCGGACATGGTAGTAAGTGCCCTAACAGTACCCTCACAGTGAGTGTCCTGGTGAATAAAGAGTAGCTTGACCAGCAGGAGCAATACCAGTGTGAATGCAATTCTCTAACAGGCCTATGATTGGAGAACTTGAATTTAATCTTCCTGTTAGCATTCACTACTACCAAATGCAGCTAATGTTGGGACGACTGAATCTAAAGGCGAGGGCAAGTATTCATAATGAAAGGTTTCATCGTGAATACTAAGGTAAAGCCAGCTTCGACTGCTCGACCGCCCATGTATTCATATGATATGTTATGAGAGATCGAAGACTGACACGGTATATTCTGGAATCGAAACCGAGATAAATATAGCAAGCATTCAGTATTAGCTATCTACCCATCTCCCAGAGCCCTTCTTCCATACGGTGAGTAGTATGAAAATTCAAGCCATAGCTCAGTCGGGCATCTTCATAATGTTAATAATGGTACACCTAATTTTACAGGATTTGAATATTTCTGCTGTCTTGTACCATGGTTGAAAGGGGTCAGGTTTGGGCTGGTGTAGACGGCTCGCAATCTTTCTGTGGTGTTCGGGACTTACTACTACACTAAGAAAGGACAATCAATCTTAGCAGGGATTTATACCGAATAGCAATCCGAGTGTTCGTTAAATCAGAATGCAATACAACATATAATGAGAGATACAGTTTAACATCTAGTACAGGAGCAGCATCAAAAGCAAAGTACAACAGTAAGAAAAACATCTTATGAAACTCATGGTACAAATTGATAGCATAGAGAGCATCGCGAGCAgtacagcagcagcagcagcaacgtTAACGTTAACAAACTAATTCAATTGGTAATATGGGACGGTTGAAACATCCTCAATGTGCTCGACAGTTGgcatgtcctcgtcatcgtcatcgccgtGGTCGTAGTCAAGGCCGGTTTCGGCGTCGTAGTAAATGTCGGGTTCGgtgtcgttgtcgttgtgGCCATCACCTTCACTATTGCCATAACCTTCTATTGGCTCTTCATACTGGGAAGAGGCAGCGGGGCTGGCGGGGCGGGAGATGCGGTAGACGCGGTCGTACCAGGGATGTCTGGGGTCGTGGAGGTCGTTGTCGACAAAGATGAAACTATCAGTGTATTCGGTAGGCTCCGAGGGTGgattctcatcatcatcatcatcgtcgtcatcgtaAGTAATCTCGTCAATCAGAACAGTTTCCCGCcattcttcgtcctcgtctccgTGCTCCAGCCTATACTGCTGGCTAGCACCAGGCGAAAGAGGTGGACCGAAGACATGCAAGGGCTGGGGTCTTGTGAATGATGGAGAACAGAGGTTGTTGATCCCGTTGATGTATCTGTTGTCGTAGGTTCTGTAGCGGGCGCTGTAGGTACGGCCAGGGTCGCGGTTTTGGGTGCGGCTGTTGATGAAGGGGAGGGCgacggaggtggaggagtagccagaggaggagaaggcaggGGAGGGAGCGTAGTTTTCGAGGGTTGTAATGAAGGGCATTTTGTCTCTCTATTCTCCGAGGGACAGGGCAAGATAAAGTTGGTTGAAGAGCGTGGATAGCCAAGGAATCCGTTGTTGTAAACAGGTAGTTGTATGATACCTTGTGAAAGTAGGAAACCTGAGGGCTGTAGGTAGTGGATGGGAAAGTGATgcagaggagggaagagaagagagaagagaaaaagagagagagggacTCGGGGgggcaaaaaaaaacccTATTATGACTCGAAGTAGAAGGTTGGTCGGAGTAAAATATGCATGATCTTGTATTAGTGGTAGCCAATAGCACACTTATATATCGCCGAATACAAACAAGCTTTGCAGAGCCTCTCGGAAAACACGCCCGATATATGCTTGCCCTGTCATGCCACAGGCACCTTACTCACCTGTTGGTAGACAGGGCTCGATTAACTTTCACGCAGGCCACCACTGAGCATGTAAGCCTGCTGAGCCACAATGATAAAGTATCCGATACACCAGTTTCAGGTTTTGATAATGGGAGGAACCTGTTCCCTCTCTACCTTGGCATACCGCTCCTCCGAGAGCCTCTGTCGCGACTTTTCCCAGAGTTtctccctccaccaccaaGCACCCATGAGTGTTGCACCAGGACCAAGGAAGGTAACCCCCAGAACGATGTAGAACGATACCGTGACCAAATTAAGGTTCACGACCCTGACTCTTCGCAAATCCCACGCTGTAAAGAGTAGCCAGGCGGCAATAAGAAGCGTGAATATCCCAAAGTTAAGGATCTCCGGTACCCGGAATAAGAGCGGTCCATAGCCCTGGCGCAGATCAGGAATGATATCGAAGAACAGCATGATCACATGTCCAAACGCGGGGACCACGCTGCATGAGAAGAACTGGTCGAGATACTTTATATCGTAATCTCTGAATTGGTAGACGGGTCCCCAACGTCGCCCGTGCACACGCACGATGCACCATTCGACCAGTGCGGTCACAATCGGGATTAGCAGGTGCAGGATTGTTGGATTGTTCAGACTGGTAAGGATATGGAACCTGGTGAACGCCTCGCGTTTTGCGACAGCAAAGCA
Above is a window of Aspergillus puulaauensis MK2 DNA, chromosome 2, nearly complete sequence DNA encoding:
- a CDS encoding uncharacterized protein (InterPro:IPR014756,IPR014752); translated protein: MAPSNEVHVTIDNPDTPIPGQDITATATLNLTKPLSVSEFTVSIYGRAFSRIYRQYVLSNFRYNWCGQGFFFKRFVVLIQTPTTLPPGTHTFPFRLQLPATTEQVRGNWHMFNKWKPRDPFPGKDTTHPLPATLVDMAANETWGSTEGKVEYIIEAKVQKGPEAGFLDSMPKDARTFTVASLPRPDLPQSLNSAQIPWQQVVRTIQTPAGPANITCRLPQVLIQGAKAPIYLKSDRPLVLTGLKIKLYLEYLVRGRNLIWPEKRTSVTPSAQLVRAENGSLPLSAEYVPVRVLEISRGLPLAFVTFNLACLAHWLEIKYRVTEPGGKEETKAVMKDISVQVQSWVDGRAGENGQGQGKQVGGSFVGQVLNEEEYRKWQAEKK
- a CDS encoding uncharacterized protein (COG:T;~EggNog:ENOG410PQ0Q;~InterPro:IPR000719,IPR011009,IPR017441;~PFAM:PF00069;~go_function: GO:0004672 - protein kinase activity [Evidence IEA];~go_function: GO:0005524 - ATP binding [Evidence IEA];~go_process: GO:0006468 - protein phosphorylation [Evidence IEA]); protein product: MDDRDSISCSYTNSSSASHTRSISVTSSTVTVPFVPDRIIEPLDYYSKQKFHPVHLMDTFQGARYMVIRKLGYGSFSTVWLARDSKLDRYVALKIGHAESEPSAETGIYDRLAKPGLISHPGCNHYLPLLDHFRVTGPNGTHQALVYEPMGASVHEVKDALFPDAPFPLWTAKSILWQTLLGLDFMLANDVVHGDVQPRNLLFTLDDLAHLPLSEMSQDKEIPVTRVFDTNLGGGITGPEYLVAADSLMKYIDISQSFTIKISDLGGSFLTSNPPKTPSPPLHLRGPETLFQGLVSSKQDMWSFGCLIFEFLTGIGLFDLTDYPVSEITDDMHFIDMYNILGVPADTNLRDTHWPSWREFFGPNGERINHYNRKRDRDSDSEGRRTAHTLEGLITQSLGGRVSGEDLDITIDLLRGLLEFDPRKRFTTRDVLAHRWFEELRAGVRL
- a CDS encoding DsbA family oxidoreductase (COG:Q;~EggNog:ENOG410PUJ8;~InterPro:IPR036249,IPR001853;~PFAM:PF01323;~go_function: GO:0016491 - oxidoreductase activity [Evidence IEA]), which produces MAVIPIEIISDAICPWCFIGYRSLQRTIALYKKTYPGGSKDEFQIVWKPYFIDQVEPEESVLINDRMARRMTPAQISAAQTRLIRVGKSVGIAFRFGGYIGSSRLAHRVLHLALERGGGEMQCAVAETLFKYQFEREEDVSDVEIVVQAAVESSGLDESDVRAFLAGGGGVEETETEARGNRVQGVPHFVIGGQQHLDGAGEMEEFFQAFVAARAGMGKTAA